One Poseidonibacter antarcticus genomic window carries:
- a CDS encoding thiazole synthase: protein MSEMLKVGKYEFNSRLIVGSGKYPDFQTTKDATIASGSELITVAIRRVNITNPNEENLLEYFKDTNIKLLPNSAGCFTAQEAITTFRLMREATGIDLIKLEVIGDAQKTLYPDVIETIKACEILKKEGFTVMAYTSDDPIIAKKLEDAGADAIMPLAAPIGSGLGIQNPYNIAFIKDAVKVPVLVDAGLGCASDAAKAMELGAEGILANSAISQAQNPMQMAEAFKYATIAGRLSYLAGRIPKKPYATASSPVDGLIQF from the coding sequence ATGAGTGAAATGTTAAAAGTTGGTAAATATGAATTTAATAGTAGACTAATAGTAGGTTCAGGAAAATACCCAGACTTTCAAACAACAAAAGATGCAACAATAGCATCAGGAAGTGAACTAATTACAGTTGCAATTAGAAGAGTAAATATAACAAACCCAAATGAAGAGAATTTATTAGAATATTTTAAAGATACAAATATAAAACTACTTCCAAATAGTGCAGGTTGTTTTACAGCCCAAGAAGCTATTACAACATTTAGACTTATGAGAGAGGCTACAGGTATTGATCTTATCAAACTTGAAGTAATAGGTGACGCACAAAAAACTTTATACCCTGATGTAATTGAAACAATCAAAGCTTGTGAAATTCTTAAAAAAGAAGGTTTTACAGTTATGGCTTATACAAGTGATGATCCAATCATTGCAAAAAAACTTGAAGATGCAGGTGCAGATGCAATTATGCCATTAGCTGCACCAATTGGTTCAGGACTTGGAATTCAAAATCCATACAACATTGCATTTATTAAAGATGCAGTAAAAGTTCCAGTATTAGTTGATGCAGGATTAGGTTGTGCAAGTGATGCTGCAAAAGCTATGGAATTAGGTGCTGAGGGTATTTTAGCTAATAGTGCAATCTCTCAAGCACAAAATCCAATGCAAATGGCAGAAGCATTTAAATATGCAACAATTGCAGGAAGATTAAGCTATTTAGCAGGAAGAATCCCCAAAAAACCGTATGCGACAGCTTCATCTCCTGTTGATGGATTGATTCAATTTTAG
- the cutA gene encoding divalent-cation tolerance protein CutA, whose translation MHITLIQTTCASKIEAKNIAKILIDEKLAACVQLSEIESFYNWNNEFCCDNETLISIKTRKENFEKIKSKIKEYHSYDVPEIIEIDITNADKKYLKFIGENTDE comes from the coding sequence ATGCATATAACACTAATACAAACAACATGTGCTTCTAAAATAGAAGCTAAGAATATTGCTAAAATCTTAATTGATGAAAAACTTGCAGCTTGTGTGCAATTAAGTGAAATTGAGTCTTTTTACAATTGGAATAATGAGTTTTGTTGTGATAATGAAACACTAATTAGTATAAAAACTAGAAAAGAAAACTTTGAAAAAATCAAAAGCAAAATTAAAGAATATCATAGTTATGATGTGCCTGAAATTATCGAAATTGATATAACAAATGCAGATAAAAAATATTTAAAATTTATAGGAGAAAATACGGATGAGTGA
- a CDS encoding NAD(P)H-hydrate dehydratase codes for MQKIFNEVSSLDKRCYEELGLSEDLLMEHASLAMYEYINKHFDISSTILIVCGMGNNGADGIALSRLLFNKYDVKLYIPFGVKSQMAKLQLKRVELLGVNITSEIINCDIIVDALFGSGLNKDLNKQSQEIINTLNSIKAYKIACDIPSGVNNIGQITTCAYEADTTITMGALKTSLFSDIAKDYVGEIEVANLGVQREVYETNTNKYLLDKEDLKLPHRNKKNSHKGSYGHLNVVAGSKVGAGIIASKAAFGFGAGIVSVLANEKLDLPYHIMQTNSLSKNCTAIAIGMGLGEYKKAWARDILSTNVPKIVDADLFYDELLLDFLDEDIVLTPHPKEFCAFLKLCDIADISINELQNNRFKYVEKFCSKYPKVVLLLKGTNVIISQGENLYINTFGSAVLSKGGSGDVLSGLVGSLLAQGYKPIDAGINASLAHALAAANYKKNDFSLIPSDLIEEVRRLCI; via the coding sequence ATGCAAAAAATATTTAATGAAGTATCTTCTTTAGATAAGAGATGTTACGAAGAACTTGGCTTAAGTGAAGACTTATTAATGGAACATGCAAGTTTAGCTATGTATGAATATATCAATAAACATTTTGATATATCTTCAACAATTTTAATAGTTTGTGGAATGGGTAATAATGGTGCAGATGGTATTGCTTTATCTCGTTTACTATTTAATAAATATGATGTAAAACTTTATATTCCATTTGGTGTTAAATCACAAATGGCAAAACTACAATTAAAAAGAGTAGAACTCTTAGGTGTAAATATCACTTCTGAAATCATAAACTGTGACATAATAGTCGATGCATTATTTGGAAGTGGGTTAAATAAAGACCTAAATAAACAATCTCAAGAAATAATAAATACTCTAAACTCTATAAAAGCTTATAAAATAGCATGCGATATTCCAAGTGGAGTAAATAATATAGGACAAATTACTACTTGTGCCTATGAAGCTGATACGACTATTACAATGGGTGCACTTAAAACTTCACTTTTTTCTGATATTGCAAAAGATTATGTAGGGGAAATAGAAGTTGCAAACTTAGGTGTTCAAAGAGAAGTGTATGAAACAAATACAAATAAATACCTTTTAGATAAAGAAGATTTAAAACTACCACATAGAAATAAAAAGAATTCACATAAAGGTTCGTATGGACATTTAAATGTAGTAGCAGGTTCTAAAGTAGGCGCAGGAATAATAGCATCAAAAGCAGCCTTTGGATTTGGTGCAGGAATTGTAAGCGTATTAGCAAATGAAAAACTTGATTTACCTTATCATATTATGCAAACAAATTCACTAAGCAAAAATTGTACAGCAATAGCAATTGGTATGGGTCTTGGAGAATATAAAAAAGCTTGGGCAAGAGATATTTTATCGACAAATGTTCCAAAAATAGTTGATGCAGATTTATTTTATGATGAGTTATTACTAGATTTTTTAGATGAAGATATTGTTTTAACTCCACATCCAAAAGAGTTTTGTGCATTTTTAAAATTATGTGATATAGCAGATATATCTATAAATGAATTACAAAACAATAGATTTAAGTATGTAGAGAAATTTTGTTCTAAATATCCAAAAGTAGTTTTATTATTAAAAGGAACAAATGTAATAATTTCACAAGGTGAAAATTTATACATAAATACTTTTGGTTCAGCAGTTTTAAGTAAAGGTGGAAGTGGTGATGTTTTAAGTGGATTAGTAGGTTCTTTACTTGCACAAGGTTATAAACCAATTGATGCAGGTATAAATGCTAGTTTAGCTCATGCCTTAGCAGCAGCAAACTACAAAAAGAATGATTTTTCACTAATACCATCAGATTTAATAGAAGAGGTAAGACGATTATGCATATAA
- a CDS encoding permease, which yields MNKKKSNKIEFKGLKFLFSVIIISIIIFLFDRQNSSLSLSKSYEVLLKLLPIFVMIIVITTLINYFFKPKSIMKHFGKDSGFKAWFYALLGGILSPGPMYVWYPMLKQLKENGLKDGLLATFMYTRAIKIPFIPIMIDYFGVLFTMILFIYIIIGAVVQGIFIEALNKKIK from the coding sequence ATGAATAAAAAGAAGAGTAATAAAATAGAGTTTAAAGGTCTTAAATTTCTTTTTTCCGTTATAATTATTTCTATAATAATTTTTTTATTTGATAGACAAAATTCTAGTTTATCACTTAGTAAAAGTTATGAAGTATTATTAAAGCTTTTACCTATTTTTGTAATGATTATTGTTATTACAACTTTGATAAACTATTTTTTCAAACCAAAATCTATTATGAAACATTTTGGGAAAGATAGTGGATTTAAAGCTTGGTTTTATGCCTTATTAGGAGGAATTTTAAGTCCTGGACCAATGTATGTTTGGTATCCAATGCTTAAACAATTAAAAGAAAATGGATTAAAAGATGGTTTACTTGCAACTTTTATGTATACAAGGGCTATAAAAATACCATTTATTCCTATAATGATTGATTATTTCGGAGTACTTTTTACAATGATTCTTTTCATTTATATAATAATTGGGGCAGTTGTTCAAGGTATATTTATAGAGGCTTTAAATAAAAAAATAAAATAG
- a CDS encoding permease, producing the protein MIKDAFKKAIVGLFSMLPMILGIILLLGIFDTYVTNEMLSSIFISNNFVDSIIGTSMGAVLTGNPMISYILGGELTDSGVSLYAVTAFILSWVTLGFVQLPAEVEVFGARFTFYRTLFAFISTLIISISTVATVNWIQS; encoded by the coding sequence ATGATTAAAGACGCATTTAAAAAAGCTATAGTTGGTTTATTCTCAATGCTTCCTATGATTTTGGGAATAATCCTACTCCTTGGTATCTTTGATACTTATGTAACAAATGAAATGCTATCTTCTATTTTTATATCTAATAATTTTGTTGATAGTATAATTGGAACTTCAATGGGTGCTGTATTAACTGGAAATCCAATGATTTCATATATTTTAGGTGGAGAATTAACAGATTCAGGCGTATCCTTGTATGCCGTTACTGCTTTTATTTTATCTTGGGTAACACTAGGTTTTGTTCAACTTCCTGCTGAGGTTGAAGTATTTGGTGCAAGATTTACTTTTTATAGAACTCTATTTGCTTTCATCTCAACTCTTATAATCTCTATTTCTACTGTTGCTACTGTAAATTGGATTCAATCATGA
- a CDS encoding translation initiation factor SUI1, with translation MIFEMGAKLDGDNHDTSKYDEKPKKQKPSYKNNKNNKPTAPSTFNKNEILPKEQHQLIFTYEKRKGKPVTLVGRFSLSVEDKKEVLKLLKKKLACGGAIKDEWIELQGDVKEKIITILQGDGWKFRK, from the coding sequence ATGATATTTGAAATGGGTGCAAAACTTGATGGAGATAATCACGATACATCAAAATATGATGAAAAGCCAAAAAAACAAAAGCCTAGTTATAAGAATAATAAAAACAATAAACCAACAGCTCCAAGTACTTTTAATAAAAATGAGATTTTGCCAAAAGAACAACACCAATTAATATTTACTTATGAAAAAAGAAAAGGTAAACCAGTTACTTTAGTAGGTAGATTTTCTTTAAGTGTAGAAGATAAAAAAGAAGTACTTAAATTACTAAAGAAAAAACTAGCTTGTGGAGGTGCAATCAAAGATGAATGGATTGAACTGCAAGGTGATGTAAAAGAAAAGATTATCACTATTTTACAAGGTGATGGTTGGAAATTTAGAAAGTAA
- the tsaD gene encoding tRNA (adenosine(37)-N6)-threonylcarbamoyltransferase complex transferase subunit TsaD: MILSIESSCDDSSIAITNIETLELIYHKKISQELQHSIYGGVVPELAARLHIEALPKILEECVEYFPKLKAIAVTSAPGLSVTLTEGVTMAKALSIALDLPLISVNHLKGHIYSLFIEKEEVLPITILLVSGGHTQIIEANSLNEMNLIASTMDDSFGESFDKVSKMLGLGYPGGPVVQEYGLKGDENRFELPIPLRQSPNIEFSFSGLKNAVRLLIEKCTKEDGTIELQDKYDICASFQKTAVAHIMQKTKKLFKKKVPTNFAIVGGASANIHLRTQIEDLCQKNGTALYLSQLKYCSDNSAMIGRVAVEQYKINDFIEVDDIDVKSRLKGF; the protein is encoded by the coding sequence ATGATTTTAAGTATAGAAAGCTCATGCGATGATAGCTCAATTGCAATAACAAATATAGAAACTTTAGAACTTATTTATCATAAAAAAATATCTCAAGAATTACAACATAGTATATATGGTGGAGTAGTTCCTGAATTAGCTGCAAGACTTCATATAGAAGCCTTACCTAAAATACTTGAAGAGTGTGTAGAGTATTTCCCTAAACTTAAAGCAATAGCAGTTACATCTGCACCTGGATTATCAGTAACTTTAACAGAAGGTGTAACTATGGCAAAAGCTTTAAGTATTGCTTTAGATCTTCCTTTGATTTCTGTAAATCACTTAAAAGGTCATATTTATTCACTATTTATAGAAAAAGAAGAAGTTTTACCTATTACAATTCTTTTAGTTTCAGGTGGACACACTCAAATAATTGAAGCAAATTCTTTAAATGAAATGAATCTAATAGCAAGTACTATGGATGATAGTTTTGGAGAAAGCTTTGATAAAGTATCAAAAATGTTAGGACTTGGTTATCCAGGTGGTCCAGTTGTTCAAGAATATGGATTAAAAGGTGATGAAAATAGATTTGAATTACCAATTCCTTTAAGACAAAGTCCAAATATTGAGTTTTCTTTTTCAGGACTTAAAAATGCAGTAAGACTTTTAATAGAAAAATGTACTAAAGAAGATGGAACAATAGAACTTCAAGATAAGTATGATATTTGTGCATCTTTTCAAAAAACAGCAGTTGCACATATTATGCAAAAAACAAAAAAACTATTTAAGAAAAAAGTACCAACAAATTTTGCAATAGTTGGAGGTGCAAGTGCAAATATTCACTTGCGAACTCAAATAGAAGACTTATGTCAAAAGAATGGAACAGCTTTATATCTAAGTCAATTAAAATACTGTAGTGATAACTCAGCAATGATAGGTCGTGTTGCAGTTGAACAATATAAAATAAATGATTTTATTGAAGTAGATGATATTGATGTAAAATCTAGATTAAAAGGATTCTAA
- a CDS encoding RBBP9/YdeN family alpha/beta hydrolase codes for MNKKVLILHGLGGSDYPHWQAKLAGELISQHYEVSFPSFPSRDNPQLKEWKEYLKKEIKHFQPDIVVCHSLANVLWFHSCEQLDISLEKLMLVAPVSRNRVVEAASTFYPYPIVKDLKAKEVMMIASTNDPYMSEDEALDLKEKLNVEINVLRNAGHINANSGFGSIDFALDWLTK; via the coding sequence TTGAATAAAAAAGTTTTAATATTACATGGATTAGGAGGAAGTGATTATCCTCATTGGCAAGCTAAATTGGCAGGAGAATTAATTTCTCAACATTATGAAGTATCTTTTCCATCTTTTCCTTCTAGAGATAATCCACAGTTAAAAGAATGGAAAGAATACTTAAAAAAAGAAATTAAGCATTTTCAACCAGATATTGTAGTTTGTCATTCACTTGCAAATGTATTATGGTTTCATTCTTGTGAGCAATTAGATATTTCTTTGGAAAAGTTAATGTTAGTAGCACCTGTAAGTAGAAATAGAGTTGTAGAAGCTGCAAGTACTTTTTATCCTTATCCAATTGTAAAAGATTTAAAAGCAAAAGAAGTGATGATGATTGCTTCAACAAATGACCCATATATGAGTGAAGATGAAGCTCTTGATTTAAAAGAAAAATTAAATGTTGAGATTAATGTTCTAAGAAATGCAGGACATATAAATGCCAATTCTGGTTTTGGTTCAATTGATTTTGCATTAGATTGGTTGACAAAATGA
- a CDS encoding DUF1566 domain-containing protein, whose translation MKYLILFLIFVSLLDAQIYRKSSKVVVDTNAKLMWVDDISVLKVLKTHADAITYCEELNFIGYSDWRIPKIEEFKLIVDKKNLKNYINRAFKYNVPDGYWAEESHWRTLWFYADYMHFVSGTAYFDSRHKNKYVRCVRNI comes from the coding sequence ATGAAGTATTTAATTCTATTTCTTATTTTTGTATCTTTATTAGATGCACAAATATATAGAAAAAGCTCAAAAGTTGTTGTTGATACTAATGCTAAACTTATGTGGGTTGATGATATTTCTGTATTAAAAGTATTAAAAACTCATGCTGATGCAATAACTTATTGTGAAGAATTGAACTTTATTGGATATTCAGATTGGAGAATTCCTAAAATTGAAGAGTTTAAATTAATTGTAGATAAAAAAAACCTTAAAAACTATATTAATAGGGCCTTTAAATATAATGTACCAGATGGATATTGGGCAGAAGAATCTCATTGGAGAACGTTATGGTTTTATGCTGATTATATGCACTTTGTAAGTGGTACAGCATATTTTGATAGTAGACATAAAAATAAATATGTTAGATGTGTTAGAAATATATAA
- the dxr gene encoding 1-deoxy-D-xylulose-5-phosphate reductoisomerase, with amino-acid sequence MIILGSTGSIGVNTLNIARKFNLDVEVLVAGKNIKLLNKQIEEFKPKKVVIANKEDITKVNHSDVSFGENEILNAIENSKSQTVVNSLVGFLGLKPTLKAIECGKKLALANKESLVAAGKFIDYTNLSPIDSEHFGLWYLLQDKAIDSMTITASGGPFRDYPLDELKNVSIKEALNHPNWSMGNKITIDSATMTNKIFELMEAAWLFDIRKLDAIIETKSLIHAMVNFKDGSTTAHMANTSMQLPIAYAILGKVDTSILEPVDLIKAGSLEFKKIETSRYPIWEAKDEIINNLDLGVVLNAANEVGVSKFLNSQIGFLDISKKSLDALNKFNNVKINTLDDIFAIDKEVRAYCES; translated from the coding sequence ATGATTATTCTAGGTTCTACAGGTTCAATTGGAGTAAATACTTTAAATATTGCTAGAAAATTCAATTTAGATGTTGAAGTTCTAGTAGCTGGTAAAAACATAAAATTGTTAAATAAACAAATTGAAGAGTTTAAACCAAAAAAAGTAGTAATTGCAAATAAAGAAGATATTACAAAAGTAAATCATAGTGATGTATCTTTTGGTGAAAATGAAATACTAAATGCAATTGAAAATTCTAAAAGTCAAACTGTTGTAAATTCATTAGTTGGATTCTTAGGATTAAAACCAACACTTAAAGCAATTGAATGTGGAAAAAAATTAGCACTTGCAAATAAAGAATCTCTTGTAGCTGCTGGTAAGTTTATTGATTATACTAATCTTAGTCCAATTGATTCTGAGCATTTTGGTTTATGGTATTTACTTCAAGATAAAGCTATTGATTCTATGACAATAACAGCAAGTGGTGGTCCTTTTAGAGATTATCCACTTGATGAACTCAAAAATGTTTCTATAAAAGAAGCACTAAATCACCCAAATTGGTCAATGGGAAATAAAATCACAATTGATAGTGCTACTATGACAAATAAAATATTTGAGCTTATGGAAGCTGCTTGGTTATTTGATATACGAAAACTAGATGCAATTATTGAGACAAAATCTTTAATTCACGCAATGGTTAATTTCAAAGATGGAAGTACAACAGCACATATGGCAAATACTTCTATGCAACTTCCAATTGCTTATGCGATTTTAGGTAAAGTAGACACTTCTATTTTAGAACCAGTTGATTTAATCAAAGCAGGTTCTTTAGAATTTAAAAAAATTGAAACTTCACGTTATCCAATTTGGGAAGCAAAAGATGAGATAATAAATAATCTTGATTTAGGTGTTGTTTTAAATGCAGCAAATGAAGTTGGTGTTTCTAAGTTTTTAAACTCACAAATTGGCTTTTTAGATATTTCAAAAAAATCATTAGATGCATTAAATAAATTTAACAATGTAAAAATAAATACATTAGATGATATTTTTGCAATTGATAAAGAAGTAAGAGCATACTGTGAGTCTTGA
- a CDS encoding phosphatidate cytidylyltransferase, whose product MANIIKESSTRIKTGLVLIIAMIIIGYIDSYFLIWAVLGILLMISISEAKKLFQLESDSIYVYSALLWFAAYFYPTPEDLIFIVAIGYASQLAYKKTLDKKMFLPLFYPTASFLFLLSLYSEYGVMTLLWLLVVVAGADIGAYFVGKSIGKTKFSETSPNKTIEGVVGGVIVAAILGTYFANENLHIISAVIISIIVAFASVFGDLFESYLKREANIKDSGSILPGHGGILDRSDGYLFGAIVMLVLLRVVG is encoded by the coding sequence ATGGCTAACATTATAAAAGAAAGTTCTACTAGAATAAAAACAGGTCTTGTTTTGATTATCGCAATGATAATCATTGGATATATTGATTCATATTTCTTAATATGGGCAGTTCTTGGAATATTGCTTATGATTTCAATTTCAGAAGCTAAAAAACTTTTCCAATTGGAAAGTGATAGTATTTATGTTTATTCAGCGCTTTTATGGTTTGCTGCATATTTTTATCCAACTCCAGAAGATTTAATTTTTATTGTTGCAATTGGTTATGCTTCTCAATTAGCTTACAAAAAAACGCTTGATAAAAAAATGTTTTTACCTCTTTTTTATCCAACAGCATCTTTTCTTTTTCTTTTATCTTTATACAGTGAATATGGTGTTATGACTCTTTTATGGTTATTAGTAGTTGTTGCCGGTGCTGATATTGGTGCATACTTTGTTGGGAAAAGTATTGGAAAAACTAAGTTTAGTGAAACAAGTCCAAATAAAACAATTGAAGGTGTTGTTGGTGGTGTGATTGTGGCTGCTATTTTAGGTACTTATTTTGCAAATGAAAATCTTCATATTATTTCTGCTGTTATCATTTCTATTATTGTTGCTTTTGCTTCTGTATTTGGAGATTTATTTGAATCTTATTTAAAAAGAGAAGCAAATATCAAAGATAGTGGAAGTATTTTACCAGGTCATGGTGGGATATTAGATAGAAGTGATGGTTATCTTTTTGGTGCTATTGTAATGTTGGTTCTTCTTAGGGTTGTAGGATGA
- a CDS encoding NFACT RNA binding domain-containing protein has product MKYFLLKELVRYLVENTQNIKLIKRIDNNIIIIEFNNRNIIYFDMSKGSSTVFKSQKILNAKKDFNAPFDVALQKRFYNSKIENIEMYNDDKIINIKVNSSSSYKKLSTILQLEFTGKHTNIIILDENRIIIEALRHIDEFSSSRVIKVGIKLDEIPKQNFIPKMEVVEDIEKHLYKIYEEKESKNLENLKKQKISQIKKKIKKLEKTINSLAKKEELEAESTSLYEKANLILSNLHNIKSYQKSFKTYDYEGNEVEISLEECASPSRYSNDLFKKAKKAKQKALHISLEKDNLDEKLEFLYRMVNGLENAKDIEECEFLYPKKEKNQKRTKKAQPYESFFFEGFKIMLGTSERENIFLLKNSKASDFWFHLKDRPSSHVIVQNSKKTIPDSVIEQAAVICAKFSVDFPGDYEVDFTQRRNVKIQSGANVLYNPYTTIGIKI; this is encoded by the coding sequence GTGAAGTATTTTTTATTAAAAGAATTAGTGAGGTATCTAGTAGAAAACACCCAAAATATAAAGCTTATTAAACGTATTGATAATAATATAATTATAATAGAATTTAATAATAGAAATATTATATATTTTGATATGTCAAAGGGTTCTAGTACGGTATTTAAATCACAAAAAATTTTAAATGCTAAGAAAGATTTTAATGCTCCTTTTGATGTTGCATTGCAAAAAAGATTTTATAATTCAAAAATAGAAAATATTGAAATGTATAACGATGATAAAATTATAAATATAAAAGTAAATTCTTCTTCATCATATAAAAAATTATCGACGATTTTACAGTTAGAATTTACAGGGAAACATACTAATATTATAATATTAGATGAAAATAGAATTATTATTGAAGCTTTAAGACATATAGATGAATTTTCATCAAGTAGAGTTATAAAAGTTGGGATTAAACTTGACGAAATCCCAAAACAAAACTTTATTCCAAAAATGGAAGTTGTTGAAGATATAGAAAAACATTTATATAAGATTTATGAAGAAAAAGAATCTAAAAATCTTGAAAATCTTAAAAAACAAAAAATAAGTCAAATTAAAAAGAAAATAAAAAAACTAGAAAAAACAATTAACTCTTTAGCAAAAAAAGAAGAATTAGAAGCAGAATCAACCTCTTTATATGAAAAAGCAAATCTAATTCTTTCAAATTTACACAATATTAAATCTTATCAAAAATCATTCAAAACTTATGATTATGAAGGAAATGAAGTTGAAATATCACTAGAAGAGTGTGCCTCACCATCAAGATATTCAAATGATTTATTTAAAAAAGCAAAAAAAGCAAAGCAAAAAGCTTTACATATATCACTAGAAAAAGATAATTTAGATGAAAAACTAGAATTCTTATATAGAATGGTAAATGGTTTAGAAAATGCAAAAGATATAGAAGAGTGTGAATTTTTATATCCAAAAAAAGAGAAAAACCAAAAACGAACGAAAAAAGCACAACCTTATGAAAGCTTCTTTTTTGAAGGTTTTAAAATAATGCTAGGAACAAGTGAACGAGAAAATATATTTTTACTAAAAAATTCAAAAGCAAGTGACTTTTGGTTTCATTTAAAAGATAGACCATCTTCACATGTAATAGTTCAAAACTCAAAAAAAACAATTCCAGATAGTGTAATAGAACAAGCAGCAGTAATTTGTGCAAAATTTTCAGTAGATTTTCCAGGTGATTATGAAGTAGACTTCACTCAAAGAAGAAATGTAAAAATCCAATCAGGTGCGAATGTTTTATATAATCCTTATACTACTATTGGAATAAAAATTTAA
- a CDS encoding cytochrome C, producing MKLLKIALASSLILGISSTILLADATKGQKLFVKKYKSSCGMSGDKFAAKHSQDEWETIFEEGKFKEELIKICPKVKESEIKDKWIQHLYDFTYKFANDSGNVPSC from the coding sequence ATGAAATTATTAAAAATCGCATTAGCAAGTTCGTTAATATTAGGTATTAGCTCAACAATATTATTAGCAGACGCAACAAAAGGTCAAAAACTATTTGTAAAGAAATACAAAAGTTCTTGTGGTATGAGTGGAGATAAATTTGCTGCAAAGCACTCTCAAGACGAGTGGGAGACTATTTTTGAAGAAGGTAAATTTAAAGAAGAACTTATAAAAATTTGTCCAAAAGTAAAAGAATCAGAAATCAAAGACAAATGGATTCAACACCTTTATGATTTCACTTATAAATTCGCTAACGACTCAGGAAATGTTCCTTCTTGTTAA